In one Angustibacter luteus genomic region, the following are encoded:
- the speB gene encoding agmatinase: MTRYGQQYGPDFTFLGVDRCDLDDPASYADADVVIVGAPFDGGTSHRPGTRFGPQAIRMTDYLAHDGSRPSLALRTDGLVDLKVVDAGDVEMYSGDIEVALPALEAAVEKVTRAGAIPVVLGGDHSIAFPDAKGVANVLGHGRVSMIHFDAHADTGDIEFGSLWGHGQPMRRLIESGALRGDRFLQIGLRGYWPPPATLDWMAEQSMRSYEMTEIGHRGLDVCLTEAFAIATDECEGVFLSVDIDVCDPGHAPGTGTPEPGGLSARQLLDAVRRICLELPVVGVDVVEVSPPYDHADITAALANRVVLESLSAIARRRQDARDGTTWDPSQPLLANRGGPGDS, from the coding sequence ATGACGCGCTACGGCCAGCAGTACGGGCCAGACTTCACCTTCCTGGGTGTCGACCGCTGCGACCTCGACGACCCCGCCAGCTACGCCGACGCGGACGTCGTGATCGTGGGGGCCCCGTTCGACGGGGGGACGTCGCACCGCCCGGGCACCCGGTTCGGACCGCAGGCGATCCGGATGACGGACTACCTGGCCCACGACGGCTCGCGGCCCAGCCTCGCGCTGCGCACGGACGGCCTCGTCGACCTCAAGGTGGTGGACGCCGGCGACGTCGAGATGTACTCCGGCGACATCGAGGTGGCCCTGCCCGCGCTCGAGGCAGCGGTCGAGAAGGTCACCCGCGCAGGCGCCATCCCCGTGGTGCTCGGCGGCGACCACTCGATCGCGTTCCCGGACGCGAAGGGCGTGGCGAACGTGCTCGGCCACGGCCGGGTGTCGATGATCCACTTCGATGCGCACGCCGACACCGGCGACATCGAGTTCGGTTCGCTGTGGGGGCACGGCCAGCCCATGCGGCGGCTGATCGAGTCCGGGGCGCTGCGCGGGGACCGGTTCCTGCAGATCGGCCTGCGCGGCTACTGGCCGCCGCCCGCCACGCTGGACTGGATGGCCGAGCAGTCGATGCGCTCCTACGAGATGACCGAGATTGGCCACCGTGGCCTCGACGTCTGCCTGACCGAGGCGTTCGCGATCGCCACCGACGAGTGCGAGGGCGTCTTCCTGTCGGTCGACATCGACGTCTGCGACCCCGGGCACGCGCCCGGTACCGGCACCCCCGAGCCCGGCGGGTTGTCCGCCCGGCAGCTGCTGGACGCCGTCCGCCGGATCTGCCTGGAGCTGCCGGTCGTCGGGGTGGACGTCGTCGAGGTCAGCCCGCCGTACGACCACGCCGACATCACCGCGGCCCTGGCGAACCGGGTGGTGCTGGAGTCGCTGTCCGCCATCGCCCGCCGCCGCCAGGACGCCCGGGACGGTACGACCTGGGACCCGAGCCAGCCGCTGCTGGCCAACCGCGGTGGGCCCGGCGACTCCTGA
- a CDS encoding CoA-acylating methylmalonate-semialdehyde dehydrogenase, whose translation MTTRITHWIDGKPFGGTTERSGDVFDPATGQVTGAVDLADDATVDLAVASASVAAEAWGQSSLATRSRVLFRFRQLLEERSADVAALITAEHGKVLSDAAGEVQRGLEVVEFACGVPHLLKGGFSENVSTKVDVYSIRQSLGVVAVISPFNFPAMVPLWFVPVAIAAGNAVVLKPSEKDPSASLLLAELWAEAGLPAGVFTVVHGDKVAVDRLLDHPDVAAVSFVGSTPIARYVYEKGTRAGKRVQALGGAKNHMLVLPDADLDLAADAAVNAGFGSAGERCMAISALVVVDQVADELVARIADRVATLRTGDGRRGCDMGPLVTGQHRDKVASYVQAGGEAGATVVVDGREGEFDGAAEGFWLGPTLLDHVTPQMSVYTDEIFGPVLSVVRVGSYDEGLALINDNPYGNGTAIFTNDGGAARRFQNEVQVGMVGVNVPIPVPVAQYSFGGWKDSLFGDSHAYGEDGVRFFTRGKVVTSRWLDPSHGGLNLGFPQNT comes from the coding sequence ATGACGACTCGGATCACGCACTGGATCGACGGCAAGCCCTTCGGCGGGACCACCGAACGCAGTGGGGACGTCTTCGACCCCGCGACGGGCCAGGTCACCGGTGCGGTCGACCTCGCGGACGACGCCACGGTGGATCTCGCCGTCGCCAGCGCGAGCGTGGCGGCCGAGGCGTGGGGGCAGTCGTCCCTGGCTACTCGCTCCCGGGTGCTCTTCCGGTTCCGCCAGCTGCTCGAGGAACGCTCGGCTGACGTCGCCGCGCTCATCACGGCCGAGCACGGCAAGGTGCTCTCGGACGCGGCCGGTGAGGTCCAGCGCGGCCTCGAGGTCGTCGAGTTCGCCTGCGGCGTCCCGCACCTGCTCAAGGGCGGGTTCAGCGAGAACGTCTCGACGAAGGTGGACGTCTACTCGATCCGGCAGTCCCTCGGCGTCGTCGCGGTGATCTCGCCCTTCAACTTCCCGGCCATGGTGCCGCTGTGGTTCGTGCCGGTGGCGATCGCCGCCGGCAACGCCGTCGTGCTCAAGCCCAGCGAGAAGGACCCCTCGGCGTCCCTGCTGCTCGCCGAGCTGTGGGCCGAGGCCGGGCTGCCCGCCGGGGTGTTCACCGTCGTGCACGGCGACAAGGTCGCGGTCGACCGGCTGCTGGACCACCCGGACGTCGCCGCCGTCTCGTTCGTCGGCTCGACGCCGATCGCTCGCTACGTGTACGAGAAGGGCACCCGGGCCGGGAAGCGGGTGCAGGCCCTGGGCGGTGCCAAGAACCACATGCTGGTCCTGCCGGACGCCGACCTCGACCTGGCCGCGGACGCCGCGGTGAACGCGGGGTTCGGCTCCGCCGGGGAGCGGTGCATGGCCATCTCGGCGCTCGTCGTGGTGGACCAGGTCGCCGACGAGCTGGTGGCGCGCATCGCCGACCGGGTCGCGACCCTGCGTACCGGTGACGGGCGTCGCGGGTGCGACATGGGCCCGCTGGTCACCGGCCAGCACCGGGACAAGGTGGCGTCCTACGTCCAGGCCGGTGGCGAGGCCGGCGCCACGGTCGTGGTGGACGGGCGCGAGGGGGAGTTCGACGGTGCGGCAGAAGGGTTCTGGCTCGGTCCGACACTGCTCGACCACGTGACCCCGCAGATGTCCGTCTACACCGATGAGATCTTCGGGCCGGTGCTGTCCGTCGTCCGGGTCGGGTCCTACGACGAGGGACTGGCCCTGATCAACGACAACCCGTACGGCAACGGGACGGCGATCTTCACCAACGACGGCGGCGCGGCCCGGCGGTTCCAGAACGAGGTCCAGGTCGGCATGGTCGGGGTGAACGTACCGATCCCCGTGCCGGTGGCGCAGTACAGCTTCGGTGGGTGGAAGGACTCGCTGTTCGGTGACTCGCACGCCTACGGCGAGGACGGCGTGCGCTTCTTCACCCGCGGCAAGGTCGTCACGTCGCGCTGGCTGGACCCGAGCCACGGCGGGCTCAACCTCGGCTTCCCGCAGAACACCTAG
- a CDS encoding DinB family protein, with product MTQNTPSPFSPSDADAAQRAELVEALRKHRELFRFTVRGLTDEQARLTPTASSLSLGGLVKHVSAVERQWASFVVDGPAPAHVDWATVDWSNPPPEVQAYADGFRMLDGETLDGLLAAYDEVAHATDELVAAVDLDARQPLPQAPWFEPGATWSARRVFTHVVAETAQHAGHADILRETIDGQKSMG from the coding sequence ATGACGCAGAACACGCCCTCACCCTTCTCCCCGTCCGACGCCGACGCCGCGCAGCGCGCCGAGCTCGTCGAGGCACTGCGCAAGCACCGCGAGCTGTTCCGGTTCACCGTGCGCGGCCTCACCGACGAGCAGGCCCGGCTCACCCCGACGGCCAGCAGCCTCAGCCTCGGCGGTCTGGTCAAGCACGTGAGCGCCGTCGAGCGCCAGTGGGCCAGCTTCGTCGTCGACGGCCCGGCCCCGGCGCACGTCGACTGGGCCACCGTGGACTGGTCGAACCCGCCGCCGGAGGTGCAGGCGTACGCCGACGGCTTCCGCATGCTCGACGGCGAGACCCTCGACGGGCTGCTCGCCGCGTACGACGAGGTCGCCCACGCCACGGACGAGCTGGTCGCGGCCGTCGACCTCGACGCCCGCCAGCCGCTCCCGCAGGCCCCGTGGTTCGAGCCCGGCGCGACCTGGAGCGCGCGCCGGGTGTTCACCCACGTCGTGGCCGAGACCGCGCAGCACGCCGGCCACGCCGACATCCTGCGCGAGACCATCGACGGTCAGAAGTCGATGGGCTGA
- a CDS encoding FAD-dependent oxidoreductase, translating to MSGVRLAGASSTPFWLDHDRRPAARPPVDGEVRADLVVVGGGLTGLWAALLALEEQPGRDVLVLDGYRLGWAASGRNGGFCAASLTHGISNGTERWPDEMATLTRLGLENLDGIEQAIVRYGIDCGFARTGELDVAVEPWQLEGLAEEHEAARSLGLDSHLLDAGQTRALVDSPTYLGGRLERASVALVDPARLVWGLAAAVEGLGGRIRESTRVLDLHDLGPQGVVVRTASGSVRANQVVLGTNVFPSPVRRYRPYVVPVWDHVLVTEPLDASALAALGWSGRMGVGDAGNQFHYYRLTDDDRLLFGGYDALYYFGSDLGARRARSDRTEAILAEHLVETFPALDGVQVTHTWGGAIDTCTRFCAFWGLTHGGRVAAVQGYTGLGVGASRFGAQVCLDLLAGRDNERTALEMVRRKPLPFPPEPFRWTGIQLTRKAIARADQRDGRRGVWLRTLDRFGLGFDS from the coding sequence ATGAGCGGCGTCCGGCTCGCAGGCGCGTCGTCCACGCCGTTCTGGTTGGACCACGACCGTCGACCGGCAGCTCGACCGCCGGTCGACGGCGAGGTGCGGGCCGACCTGGTCGTCGTCGGTGGCGGCCTGACCGGGCTGTGGGCCGCGCTGCTCGCACTGGAGGAGCAGCCGGGCCGCGACGTCCTGGTGCTGGACGGGTACCGGCTGGGTTGGGCGGCGTCCGGGCGCAACGGCGGCTTCTGCGCGGCGTCCCTCACCCACGGGATCTCCAACGGCACGGAGCGGTGGCCGGACGAGATGGCGACGCTGACCCGGCTGGGCCTGGAGAACCTCGACGGCATCGAGCAGGCGATAGTGCGGTACGGCATCGACTGCGGCTTCGCGCGCACCGGCGAGCTGGACGTCGCGGTCGAGCCCTGGCAGCTCGAGGGCCTGGCCGAGGAGCACGAGGCCGCGCGGTCGCTCGGGTTGGACTCCCACCTGCTGGACGCCGGGCAGACTCGTGCGCTGGTCGACTCGCCCACGTACCTGGGCGGACGCCTGGAGCGGGCCAGCGTCGCGCTGGTCGACCCGGCTCGGCTGGTCTGGGGCCTCGCGGCGGCCGTCGAGGGTCTGGGCGGTCGGATCCGGGAGTCCACCCGGGTGCTGGACCTGCACGACCTCGGGCCGCAGGGCGTTGTGGTGCGTACCGCGTCGGGCAGCGTCCGGGCGAACCAGGTCGTGCTGGGCACCAACGTCTTCCCATCCCCGGTGCGCCGTTACCGGCCCTACGTCGTCCCGGTCTGGGACCACGTGCTCGTCACCGAACCGCTGGACGCGTCCGCCCTGGCCGCCCTGGGCTGGTCGGGCCGGATGGGCGTCGGGGACGCCGGGAACCAGTTCCACTACTACCGGCTGACGGACGACGACCGGCTGCTCTTCGGCGGGTACGACGCGCTGTACTACTTCGGCAGCGACCTGGGCGCGCGCCGCGCGCGCAGCGACCGGACCGAGGCGATCCTGGCCGAGCACCTGGTGGAGACCTTCCCGGCGCTGGACGGCGTCCAGGTCACCCACACCTGGGGCGGGGCGATCGACACGTGTACCCGGTTCTGCGCGTTCTGGGGCCTGACCCACGGCGGTCGGGTCGCGGCGGTGCAGGGGTACACGGGCCTCGGCGTGGGAGCCAGCCGGTTCGGGGCGCAGGTCTGCCTGGACCTGCTCGCCGGCCGGGACAACGAGCGCACCGCGCTGGAGATGGTGCGTCGCAAGCCCCTGCCGTTCCCGCCCGAGCCGTTCCGGTGGACCGGCATCCAGCTCACCCGCAAGGCCATCGCGCGGGCCGACCAGCGGGACGGCCGGCGCGGCGTCTGGCTGCGCACGCTCGACCGGTTCGGTCTCGGCTTCGACTCCTGA
- a CDS encoding ABC transporter permease yields the protein MRGQGPVSWLREHVIALIAALVFQYMLLPNVVVILFSFNKPNGRFNYEWTKFSVDAWLHPCAAPGMCQSLALSLRIGLLATIGATVLGTLVAFALARHRFRGRSGTNLLIFLPMATPEVVMGSSLLTLFVGLGLPLGTNTILIAHIMFCMSFVVVTVKARISGLDARLEQAAMDLYANERQTFMRVTLPLVAPGIAAAALLSFSLSFDDYIITNFNASSSSVTFPMFIWGAASRGTPVQINVIGTMMFVLALAAVGGAQLVSGRRKRA from the coding sequence ATGCGCGGCCAGGGCCCCGTCTCCTGGCTGCGCGAGCACGTCATCGCGCTCATCGCCGCGCTGGTGTTCCAGTACATGCTGCTGCCCAACGTCGTGGTGATCCTGTTCTCCTTCAACAAGCCGAACGGGCGCTTCAACTACGAGTGGACGAAGTTCTCGGTCGACGCGTGGCTGCACCCGTGCGCCGCGCCGGGCATGTGCCAGTCCCTCGCGCTGAGCCTGCGGATCGGTCTGCTCGCCACGATCGGGGCGACCGTGCTCGGCACCCTCGTGGCGTTCGCCCTGGCGCGGCACCGGTTCCGTGGCCGGTCCGGCACGAACCTGCTGATCTTCCTGCCGATGGCCACGCCCGAGGTGGTCATGGGTTCCAGCCTGCTGACGCTGTTCGTCGGGCTGGGCCTGCCGCTGGGGACCAACACGATCCTGATCGCGCACATCATGTTCTGCATGTCGTTCGTGGTGGTGACCGTCAAGGCTCGGATCTCCGGCCTGGACGCGCGCCTGGAGCAGGCCGCCATGGACCTGTACGCCAACGAGCGGCAGACCTTCATGCGGGTCACGCTGCCGCTGGTGGCGCCGGGCATCGCCGCTGCGGCGCTGCTGTCGTTCTCGCTGTCGTTCGACGACTACATCATCACGAACTTCAACGCGAGCTCGTCGTCGGTCACCTTCCCGATGTTCATCTGGGGCGCGGCCAGCCGCGGGACGCCGGTGCAGATCAACGTGATCGGCACCATGATGTTCGTGCTGGCCCTGGCCGCGGTCGGGGGCGCTCAGCTGGTGAGCGGGCGCCGCAAGCGGGCATGA
- a CDS encoding VOC family protein, translating to MTFTGLASILPVRDLARALDLYSRMGFRTSPYEGPDEYGFADRDGAALHLAHSTFHDPDASSVMVYLYVSDADALHQEWTTAGIEGRHHAPKDTPYGLREGAYVDPDGNLLRYGSWLPGYPTVP from the coding sequence GTGACCTTTACCGGCCTGGCCTCGATCCTACCGGTGCGCGACCTGGCCCGAGCCCTGGATCTTTACTCCCGCATGGGGTTTCGCACCTCGCCGTACGAAGGTCCGGACGAGTACGGGTTCGCGGACCGGGACGGTGCCGCGCTGCACCTGGCGCACTCGACGTTCCACGACCCGGACGCGTCGTCCGTCATGGTCTACCTGTACGTCTCGGACGCCGACGCGCTGCACCAGGAGTGGACGACGGCCGGTATCGAAGGACGCCACCACGCGCCGAAGGACACGCCCTACGGGCTGCGCGAGGGCGCGTACGTCGACCCCGACGGCAACCTGCTGCGCTACGGCTCGTGGCTGCCCGGCTACCCCACCGTTCCCTAG
- a CDS encoding ABC transporter permease: MSAVAHGGATTSVAPGAGGPPPDAAAEKTGRRWTPYLLLLPGMLWLAIFFAVPMVFLASTSLQTGSLEQGYVLTFHFQTYVDALQSYWPQFLRSFGYAATATIAGALIGYPLAYAIAFKSGKWKNFLLVLVIAPFFTSFLIRTLAWQTILSNSSPVVKFFQVTGLMDVLQFLGLTSNDQLMASKFAVIAGLTYNFLPFMVLPLYASLERLDPRLLEAAGDLYASPFTGFRKITFPLSLPGLVAGTLLTFIPAAGDYINSKLLGSTNTTMIGQVIDGQFLRVLDYPTAAALSFVLMLSIVLLVSIYVRRAGTEELV, encoded by the coding sequence ATGAGTGCCGTCGCCCACGGCGGTGCGACGACGTCCGTCGCACCCGGTGCCGGCGGGCCGCCGCCGGACGCTGCGGCCGAGAAGACCGGACGTCGGTGGACGCCGTACCTGCTGCTGCTGCCCGGGATGCTCTGGCTGGCGATCTTCTTCGCCGTCCCGATGGTGTTCCTGGCCTCGACGTCCCTGCAGACCGGGTCGCTGGAACAGGGCTACGTGCTCACCTTCCACTTCCAGACCTACGTGGACGCGCTGCAGAGCTACTGGCCGCAGTTCCTGCGCTCGTTCGGCTACGCGGCGACCGCCACCATCGCCGGTGCGCTGATCGGCTACCCGCTGGCCTACGCGATCGCGTTCAAGTCCGGCAAGTGGAAGAACTTCCTGCTGGTGCTGGTGATCGCGCCGTTCTTCACCAGCTTCCTGATCCGCACCCTGGCCTGGCAGACGATCCTGTCCAACAGCAGCCCGGTCGTGAAGTTCTTCCAGGTCACCGGGCTGATGGACGTGCTGCAGTTCCTCGGGCTGACCAGCAACGACCAGCTGATGGCGTCGAAGTTCGCGGTCATCGCTGGCCTGACGTACAACTTCCTGCCGTTCATGGTGCTGCCGCTCTACGCCAGCCTGGAACGCCTCGACCCGCGCCTGCTCGAGGCGGCGGGGGACCTGTACGCCTCGCCGTTCACCGGGTTCCGCAAGATCACGTTCCCGCTCTCGCTGCCGGGCCTGGTGGCCGGCACGCTGCTGACGTTCATCCCGGCGGCCGGCGACTACATCAACTCGAAGCTGTTGGGGAGCACGAACACCACCATGATCGGCCAAGTCATCGACGGGCAGTTCCTGCGGGTGCTCGACTACCCGACCGCCGCCGCGCTGTCGTTCGTCCTGATGTTGTCGATCGTGCTGCTGGTGTCGATCTACGTACGCCGAGCCGGGACGGAGGAGCTGGTCTGA
- a CDS encoding ABC transporter ATP-binding protein, with product MAQIKDDPGGDLTLHSLTKTFGDFVAVDDLDLTIPQGSFFALLGPSGCGKTTTLRMVAGLERPTAGTIKIGDQDVTEARPYQRPVNTVFQSYALFPHLNIVENVEFGLRRRNKKNTRATAMEALELVQLAHLALRKPGQLSGGQQQRIALARAIVNRPSVLLLDEPLGALDLKLRRQMQIELKRIQLEVGLTFVHVTHDQEEAMTMADTIAVMNAGVIEQLGDPATLYERPSTTFVANFLGQSNLLPGKVSGSDGENLVIDVQGAQLALPKDRSATTTGDVWFGVRPEKLVICDDSTAVAGNRISGTVTDASFTGVSTQYLVKLGWGQEITVVQQNDGTPPLRPGGEVTVQWAPQHGFALDAAQDAHAGEERETGDAVLAGTSS from the coding sequence ATGGCACAGATCAAGGACGACCCCGGTGGGGACCTGACGCTGCACTCGCTGACCAAGACGTTCGGGGACTTCGTCGCCGTCGACGACCTCGACCTGACGATCCCGCAGGGCTCGTTCTTCGCCCTGCTCGGCCCGTCCGGCTGCGGAAAGACGACGACGTTGCGCATGGTGGCCGGGCTCGAGCGCCCCACGGCCGGCACGATCAAGATCGGCGACCAGGACGTCACGGAGGCTCGGCCCTACCAGCGCCCGGTCAACACCGTGTTCCAGAGCTACGCGCTCTTCCCGCACCTGAACATCGTGGAGAACGTGGAGTTCGGGCTGCGTCGGCGCAACAAGAAGAACACCCGGGCCACCGCGATGGAGGCGCTCGAGCTCGTCCAGCTCGCGCACCTGGCCCTGCGCAAGCCCGGTCAGCTCTCCGGCGGGCAGCAGCAGCGCATCGCGCTGGCCCGCGCCATCGTCAACCGTCCGTCCGTGCTGCTGCTGGACGAGCCGCTCGGCGCGCTCGACCTCAAGCTGCGCCGGCAGATGCAGATCGAGCTGAAGCGCATCCAGCTCGAGGTCGGCCTGACGTTCGTGCACGTCACCCACGACCAGGAGGAGGCCATGACCATGGCCGACACCATCGCGGTGATGAACGCGGGTGTGATCGAGCAGCTCGGCGACCCGGCGACCCTGTACGAGCGTCCCAGCACCACCTTCGTGGCCAACTTCCTCGGCCAGTCGAACCTGTTGCCCGGGAAGGTGTCCGGGTCCGACGGCGAGAACCTGGTGATCGACGTCCAGGGGGCGCAGCTGGCGCTGCCGAAGGACCGCAGCGCGACGACCACGGGCGACGTGTGGTTCGGCGTGCGGCCCGAGAAGCTGGTGATCTGCGACGACTCGACGGCCGTCGCCGGCAACCGGATCTCCGGCACGGTCACCGACGCGTCCTTCACCGGCGTCTCGACCCAGTACCTGGTCAAGCTCGGGTGGGGGCAGGAGATCACCGTCGTCCAGCAGAACGACGGGACGCCGCCGCTGCGACCCGGTGGCGAGGTCACCGTGCAGTGGGCCCCGCAGCACGGGTTCGCGCTGGATGCCGCGCAGGACGCGCACGCCGGTGAGGAACGCGAGACCGGCGACGCCGTCCTGGCGGGCACCTCGTCATGA
- a CDS encoding P1 family peptidase — protein MTVSGATDSLVDVPGIRVGHATHAGDGWLTGSTVVLTGPDGAVGGVDVRGGGPGTRETDLLNPLHGNESVHALLLTGGSAYGLSAADGVMSALEDAGIGYPVGAAGIVPIVPAAVIFDLGRGGGVRARPGPESGRLACADAWSEAGGLAVREGNVGAGTGALAGGLKGGVGSASQVLDDGTAVAALVVVNAVGSVLDPRTGELWGARHLLTEPPPRPEPAALQGHRERVEAMRRALLPPEPLATTLVVVATDAVLTKARCAKVAGIAHDGLARAISPVHTMFDGDTAFALSTARRPAPGPAALHELLAAAADCTTRAVVRAVLAAESVETPAGHWPSYRAELLGR, from the coding sequence GTGACGGTCAGCGGAGCGACCGACTCGCTGGTCGACGTCCCGGGGATCCGGGTCGGGCACGCCACCCACGCGGGTGACGGGTGGCTCACCGGATCGACCGTCGTGCTCACCGGCCCGGACGGCGCCGTGGGCGGGGTCGACGTCCGTGGCGGCGGCCCGGGCACCCGGGAGACCGACCTGCTGAACCCGTTGCACGGCAACGAGAGCGTGCACGCACTGCTGCTCACCGGCGGCAGCGCCTACGGGCTCAGCGCGGCGGACGGGGTGATGTCGGCCCTCGAGGACGCCGGGATCGGCTACCCCGTGGGGGCCGCCGGCATCGTGCCGATCGTGCCGGCCGCGGTCATCTTCGACCTCGGCCGCGGTGGCGGCGTCCGGGCACGGCCCGGCCCGGAGTCCGGACGGCTGGCCTGCGCGGACGCCTGGTCCGAGGCCGGCGGACTCGCTGTGCGGGAGGGCAACGTGGGCGCCGGGACCGGCGCGCTCGCCGGCGGGCTCAAGGGTGGCGTGGGCTCGGCCAGCCAGGTGCTCGACGACGGGACGGCGGTCGCCGCACTGGTCGTGGTCAACGCGGTCGGCTCGGTGCTCGACCCGCGGACCGGCGAGCTGTGGGGCGCCCGGCACCTGCTGACCGAACCGCCGCCACGGCCGGAGCCGGCTGCGCTGCAAGGGCATCGGGAGCGGGTCGAGGCGATGCGCCGCGCCCTGCTGCCGCCGGAGCCGCTGGCCACCACCCTGGTCGTGGTGGCCACCGACGCCGTCCTGACCAAGGCCCGTTGCGCGAAGGTCGCCGGGATCGCCCACGACGGCCTGGCCCGCGCCATCTCGCCCGTGCACACCATGTTCGACGGTGACACGGCCTTCGCGTTGTCCACCGCTCGACGTCCGGCGCCCGGCCCGGCGGCCCTGCACGAGCTGCTCGCGGCGGCCGCCGACTGCACGACGAGGGCCGTCGTGCGGGCCGTGCTGGCCGCCGAGTCCGTCGAGACCCCGGCCGGGCACTGGCCGTCGTACCGCGCGGAGCTGCTCGGCCGTTGA